In Primulina eburnea isolate SZY01 chromosome 3, ASM2296580v1, whole genome shotgun sequence, one DNA window encodes the following:
- the LOC140826569 gene encoding LOW QUALITY PROTEIN: protein CURVATURE THYLAKOID 1A, chloroplastic-like (The sequence of the model RefSeq protein was modified relative to this genomic sequence to represent the inferred CDS: deleted 1 base in 1 codon) — protein MALASSTSMAATAVFMHRLPATKLAVHGPALPLRRIPNSVQLNQFSGSRRSSQLRFRASSSDESPIDANELFTDLKEKWDAVEDKSTVLLYGGGAIVALWLATIVVGAINSVPLLPKLLELVGLGYTGWFVYRYLLYKSSRKELVEDIEAIKKKISGVE, from the exons ATGGCATTGGCATCTTCCACTTCCATGGCGGCCACCGCCGTCTTCATGCACCGCCTACCCGCCACCAAACTGGCAGTTCACGGCCCTGCCCTGCCTCTCCGCCGTATCCCGAACTCCGttcaattgaaccaattttctg GGTCCAGGAGGTCTTCTCAA CTCCGTTTCAGGGCTTCTTCATCGGACGAATCCCCAATTGATGCCAATGAATTATTCACGGACCTGAAAGAAAAG TGGGATGCTGTTGAAGACAAGTCAACTGTGCTTCTTTATGGAGGTGGTGCAATTGTTGCTTTATGGTTGGCTACCATTGTTGTTGGCGCTATCAATTCAGTCCCTTTG CTTCCAAAGCTCCTGGAGTTGGTTGGTCTTGGATACACAGGATGGTTTGTGTACCGTTACCTTCTTTACAAG TCAAGCAGAAAAGAACTGGTGGAAGACATCGAAGCAATAAAGAAGAAGATTTCTGGAGTTGAATAA
- the LOC140826568 gene encoding eukaryotic translation initiation factor 1A: MPKNKGKGGKNRKRGKNEADDEKRELVFKEDGQEYAQVMRMLGNGRCEATCIDGVKRLCHIRGKMHKKVWIAAGDIILVGLRDYQDDKADVILKYMPDEARLLKAYGELPENTRLNEGIAGGLDEEDEGPGDDYIEFEDEDIDKL; this comes from the exons ATGCCGAAGAACAAGGGTAAGGGAGGAAAGAACCGCAAGAGAGGAAAGAACGAGGCGGATGACGAGAAGCGTGAGCTTGTGTTCAAGGAGGACGGGCAGGAGTATGCGCAGGTGATGCGGATGCTGGGAAACGGCCGATGCGAAGCCACCTGCATCGATGGCGTCAAGCGTCTCTGCCATATCCGTGGAAAGATGCACAAGAAGGTCTGGATTGCTGCAGGTGATATCATCCTTGTTGGCCTACGCGATTATCAG GATGACAAGGCTGATGTAATCTTgaagtatatgccagatgaaGCCAGGCTCTTGAAGGCCTATGGCGAGCTTCCCGAAAACACCAGGCTTAACGAGGGTATTGCTGGTGGGCTTGATGAAGAAGACGAAGGCCCTGGTGATGATTACATTGAATTCGAGGACGAAGATATTGACAAACTCTAG